The DNA window TTGTTACGAATGACGCGATTGTGTCATCCACTCGGACGCGTGGATCAAATGGTGCCAggggcacgcctccagccacataCCTGCGCAACTCTCTATCTCTTTTCTTTAATGATGTGAAGGCACAACAACGCGAGCGCGTCAGTGACACTGGCGCGTCGCGTGCCGTAAACCATTATTTTAAGTAAAAATATGCAATATGCAGTATGCGGATGAGATGCAAAAGATAGGCATTagtattgagaagagttattgatgAGGGTAGATAAGGAGGAGAacgaacgatcataccatggtgggttgtctcccacccagcacattgctttaacgtccttaagttggatgcTCCACTAGCTTAATCTTCTGCTGTGGgtggatcttccaagaggaagatctctagtTCCTGGTTTTTCGCCATCTTTTCACCATGGAATAACTTAAAGCGGTGTCCATTGACCAtgataagttcagagcttgaaggatggtTCAAGTGAAAGACTCTGTATGGTTCCACCTTCTCTACTCGATACGGACCATCCCATCTGGATCTCAGCTTGCCTAGCATGAGTCGCATTCTGGAGTTGTAAAGTAGGACAAAGTCCCCTGGTTGGAATTCTCTTCTCTTAATGCTCTTGTCATGCACAGCCTTCACTTTCTCTTTATACAGCTTGGAGTTTTCATAAGCTTCAAGGCAAAGGCTCTCTAATTCTTGTAGTTGCAACTTTCGTTCATCTCCGGCCCTCTCATagtccatgttgcattcctttaccGCCCAGAAGGCCTTGTGTTCTAACTCAACTGGaagatgacaggcctttccataaaccaagcgaaaaggactcatcccaattggtgtcttgtatgctgtccgaTATGCCGAAAGCACGTCTTGGagtctggtgctccagtccttcCTATGAGGCTTGACTACCTTTTGCAGTatgcgctttatctctctgttagacacttctgcttgcccattagtctggggGTGATAGGCGGTTGATACTTTATGAATGATCCCATGCCTCTTCAGTAAACCTGTTAGTCTCCcgttacaaaagtgagtgccttgattgctcacgattgctcgtggtaatccaaagcgacaaataatataatttctaacaaaggaaacaacagtgttagcatcatcagtacgggtaggaattgcttccacccatttagaaacataatctacagctaacaatatataaaggtggccattagaatttggaaatggacccatgaagttaatgccccaaacataaaaaatttcacagaaaagcataatttgttgaggcatttcatccctctgggatatattaccaaacctttgaCATGgagaacaagatttacaaagatcagcaacatctttaaaaagagcaggccaccagaatccacattctaaaacttttctagcagttcgttgagggccaaaatgtcctccactctcaggtgagtggcaggcctctaaaatggactg is part of the Arachis duranensis cultivar V14167 chromosome 1, aradu.V14167.gnm2.J7QH, whole genome shotgun sequence genome and encodes:
- the LOC127748306 gene encoding uncharacterized protein LOC127748306, which codes for MDYERAGDERKLQLQELESLCLEAYENSKLYKEKVKAVHDKSIKRREFQPGDFVLLYNSRMRLMLGKLRSRWDGPYRVEKVEPYRVFHLNHPSSSELIMVNGHRFKLFHGEKMAKNQELEIFLLEDPPTAED